In Cynocephalus volans isolate mCynVol1 chromosome 13, mCynVol1.pri, whole genome shotgun sequence, a genomic segment contains:
- the HSBP1L1 gene encoding heat shock factor-binding protein 1-like protein 1 isoform X2 — MDTRGREAPGAALRSAAENLLQELQEHFQALTATLNLRMEEMGSRIEDLQKNVNDLMVQAGIEDSIKEQMT, encoded by the exons ATGGACACCCGCGGACGCGAGGCCCCCGGCGCGGCGCTGCGGAGCGCG GCAGAAAATCTACTTCAGGAACTTCAAGAACATTTTCAAGCTCTGACTGCAACATTAAACCTCAGAA TGGAAGAAATGGGAAGTCGTATCGAGGACTTACAGAAGAATGTAAATGACCTAATGGTGCAAGCTGGGATTGAAGATTCTATTAAAGAACAAATG